Proteins encoded within one genomic window of Xiphophorus maculatus strain JP 163 A chromosome 11, X_maculatus-5.0-male, whole genome shotgun sequence:
- the ints2 gene encoding integrator complex subunit 2 isoform X1 translates to MADSAGLQFVSSYAFEAMQKVDVVRLAALSDPELRLLLPCLVRMALCAPADQSQSWAQDKKLILRLLSGVEAVNSIVALLSVDFHALEQDARKEQQLRHKAGGSNGESILVSQLQHGLTLEFEHSDPLRRLRLTLSELLAIMNKVTDSNGEFFLKSSELFESPVYLEEVADVLCILQAELPSLLPVVDVAEALLHVRNGDWFMCLLVANVPDSFSEVCRGLIKNGERQDEESVGGRRRTEALRQLCQMNPSQALNIRAMVVEECHLPGLGVALTLDYKPDTADEAVSPLVSYVSGLLLGTNSKVRTWFSMFIRNGQQRKRESSSVLWQMRRQLLLELVAILPRSRSTHVPNDASVEDGGGSGYSGLREEHVVKASALLRLYCALMGIAGLRPTDEEAEQLLQLMTSRPPATPAGVRFVSLSFCKLLAFPTLVSTPEQEQLMVMWLSWMIKEEEYFESAAGVSASFGEMLLLVAMYFHSNQLSSIIELVCSTLGMKIAIKPSSLSKMKTIFTQEIFTEQVVTAHAVRVAVTNSLSANITGFLPIHCIYQLLRSRAFTKHKVSIKDWIYRQLCETTTPIHTQLIPLIDAYINSILTPASKANPEATNQPITEQEILNVFQSSAGQGDGSRGGRQRYSITTQLLILYYILSFEENLLASTKQLALMQRKPKSYSAALMDQIPIKYLVTQAQGLQQELGGLHSALLRLLATNYPHLCLVEDWVCEEEVTGTLPLLRRMMLPSNTCRYTQNQLHQAFQKLPSSSPRLMRILEHLTLLSPGDLIPYAEALTASTALLLEPGVPRRLLQTLNKLWMGLNTVMPRRLWVMTVNALQPSAKLLRQQRYTQNDLMVDPLIVLRCDQRVYRCPPLMDIVLHMLNGYLLASKAYLQCHLKETADFDRQNQIISNVAAPGQPDTPEVTREELKNALLAAQDSAAVQILLEICLSTSEEQLLGAATDSLLRTNQGPKQGSLLSTSRGSVDDTEPDGGLLSDLREVQCLICCLLHQMFIADPNIAKLVHFQGYPQALLPLTVAGIPSIHICLDFIPELLAQPQLEKQIFAIQLLSYLCTQYALPKSLSVARLAISVMGTLLTVLNRAKRFSFFMPTLPCLVAFCQAFPPLYDDVAALLVQVGQVCASDVATKVRDIDPFIARLQSLREKPQEAAAPGGGSSKLTLPQKTAEELGGADPDVQLCYCVEATFMDIISSTLHGL, encoded by the exons ATGGCAGACAGCGCAGGGCTCCAGTTTGTCAGCTCCTACGCCTTCGAAGCCATGCAGAAAGTTGACGTGGTACGTCTCGCAGCCCTAAGTGACCCGGAGCTGAGGCTGCTGCTCCCCTGTCTGGTGAGGATGGCTCTATGTGCTCCCGCAGATCAGAGTCAATCATGGGCGCAGGACAAGAAGCTCATCCTGCGCCTCCTGTCTGGAGTGGAAGCCGTCAACTCCATCGTAGCGCTTCTGTCTGTGGACTTCCACGCATTGGAGCAGGATGCACGGAAGGAACAGCAGCTCAG GCACAAGGCAGGCGGCTCCAATGGTGAAAGCATCCTGGTGTCGCAGCTGCAGCACGGACTCACACTGGAGTTCGAACACAGTGATCCCCTCAGAAGGCTCCGTCTGACTCTCAGCGAGTTGCTGGCCATCATGAATAAG gtgACAGACTCCAATGGGGAGTTTTTCTTAAAGTCTTCTGAGCTCTTCGAGAGCCCCGTCTATCTGGAAGAAGTGGCAGATGTCCTCTGTATTTTACAAGCAG AGCTACCGTCTTTGCTGCCCGTCGTGGACGTGGCAGAGGCTTTGCTTCACGTCCGCAACGGTGACTGGTTCATGTGCCTGCTGGTTGCTAATGTCCCAGACAGCTTCAGCGAAG TTTGCAGAGGGCTGATCAAGAACGGGGAGCGTCAGGATGAGGAGAGTGTGGGGGGTCGGCGCAGGACCGAAGCCCTCAGGCAGCTCTGTCAGATGAACCCCTCACAAGCCCTGAACATCAGAGCCATGGTG GTGGAAGAGTGCCACCTGCCTGGTCTTGGCGTAGCTCTTACTTTGGACTACAAACCTGACACGGCGGACGAGGCCGTCAGCCCGCTTGTGTCTTATGTCAGCGGTTTGCTCCTGGGAACCAATAGCAAAGTCCGGACCTGGTTCAGCATGTTCATTCGCAACGGACAACAG CGGAAGAGAGAGAGCAGCTCCGTGCTGTGGCAGATGCGCagacagctgctgctggagctggtggCCATCCTGCCACGCTCGCGCAGCACGCACGTGCCCAACGACGCCAGCGTGGAGGACGGGGGCGGCTCGGGTTACTCCGGTCTCAGGGAGGAGCACGTGGTGAAGGCCAGCGCTTTGCTCCGGCTCTACTGCGCCCTCATGGGCATCGCCGGGCTCAG ACCTACAGATGAAGAAGcggagcagctgctgcagctgatgacCAGCCGACCTCCAGCCACTCCTGCTGGGGTTCGCTTTGTCTCTCTGTCCTTCTGCAAGCTGCTGGCCTTCCCCACCCTGGTCAG CACACCAGAGCAAGAACAACTTATGGTCATGTGGTTAAGTTGGATGATCAAAGAGGAGGAATATTTTGAAAG TGCTGCAGGCGTATCTGCTTCTTTTGGAGAGATGCTATTACTGGTTGCCATGTATTTCCATAGCAACCAGCTCAGCTCCATTATTGAGTTGGTGTGCTCTACTTTGGGGATGAAG ATTGCCATCAAACCGAGCTCTCTgagcaaaatgaaaaccatCTTTACTCAGGAGATTTTCACGGAGCAG GTGGTTACGGCTCATGCTGTGAGGGTGGCAGTGACGAACAGCCTGAGTGCCAACATCACCGGATTTCTTCCCATCCACTGTATCTACCAGCTGCTTCGGAGCAGAGCCTTCACCAAGCACAAAGTGTCCATTAAG GACTGGATCTATCGTCAGCTGTGTGAAACAACCACGCCAATCCACACCCAGCTGATTCCTCTAATCGATGCCTACATCAACTCCATCCTCACTCCAGCGTCCAAGGCCAACCCCGAGGCAACCAATCAGCCAATTACTGAGCAGGAGATCCTCAATGTCTTCCAGAGCTCAGCAGGG cAGGGTGATGGCAGTCGAGGAGGACGGCAGCGCTATTCCATCACCACGCAGCTGCTCATCCTTTACTACATCCTGTCTTTTGAAGAGAACCTGCTAGCTAGCACTAAACAGCTGG cactgaTGCAGAGGAAGCCAAAGTCTTACTCCGCAGCCTTAATGGACCAGATCCCTATTAAGTACTTGGTTACTCAGGCCCAGGGGCTGCAGCAGGAGCTGGGGG GTCTGCACTCTGCACTGTTGAGACTTTTGGCCACCAACTACCCTCACTTGTGTTTAGTGGAGGACTGGGTGTGTGAGGAGGAGGTGACAGGCACACTGCCCCTTCTCAGAAGAATGATGCTTCCCAGTAATACCTGCAGATACACCCAGAACCAACTGCACCAAG CCTTCCAGAAGTTGCCCTCCAGCAGTCCCAGGCTCATGCGGATCCTGGAGCATTTAACTCTGCTCTCACCTGGAGACCTGATCCCTTACGCAGAGGCCCTCACAGCCAGCACGGCCCTGCTGCTGGAGCCCGGCGTACCCCGACGCTTGCTGCAGACCCTCAACAAGCTCTGGATGGGCCTCAACACTGTGATGCCCCGCAG gTTGTGGGTGATGACAGTAAACGCTCTTCAACCTTCAGCCAAGCTGCTCCGGCAGCAGAGGTACACGCAGAACGACCTGATGGTTGATCCTCTGATTGTTCTGCGCTGTGATCAGAGGGTCTACAG ATGTCCCCCTCTGATGGACATCGTCCTTCACATGCTGAACGGATACCTGCTGGCCTCCAAGGCCTACCTTCAGTGTCACCTCAAGGAGACGGCTGACTTCGATCGGCAGAATCAGATCATTTCCAACGTGGCGGCTCCCGGTCAGCCAGACACGCCCGAGGTCACCAGAGAGGAGCTGAAGAATGCCCTTCTGGCTGCGCAG GACAGCGCGGCTGTCCAGATTCTCCTGGAGATTTGTCTGTCCACCTCCGAAGAGCAGCTGCTGGGGGCCGCCACAGACAGCCTTCTGAGGACCAATCAGGGCCCAAAACAAGGAAGCCTGCTGTCGACGAGCAGAGGGAGCGTGGATGACACCGAGCCGGACGGGGGACTGCTCAGTGACCTGAGGGAAGTCCAGTGCCTCATCTGTTGTCTGCTGCATCAGATGTTCATTGCTGACCCAAACATTGCTAAGCTGGTTCACTTTCAG GGTTACCCTCAGGCTCTACTGCCTCTGACTGTGGCAGGCATCCCCTCCATCCATATCTGTCTGGACTTCATCCCAGAGCTGCTGGCCCAGCCCCAGCTGGAGAAGCAG ATCTTTGCAATTCAGCTGCTGTCATACCTGTGCACGCAGTACGCCTTACCCAAATCCCTGAGTGTGGCCAGGCTGGCCATCAGTGTGATGGGCACGTTGTTAACAG TGCTGAATCGTGCCAAGCGGTTCTCCTTCTTCATGCCCACGCTGCCGTGCCTGGTGGCTTTCTGTCAGGCCTTCCCTCCTCTTTATGATGACGTGGCAGCTTTATTGGTACAAGTGGGCCAGGTCTGTGCTTCTGATGTGGCCACCAAAGTCAGAGACATCGACCCTTTCATTGCCC gCCTCCAGAGTCTGAGAGAGAAACCTCAGGAAGCCGCAGCTCCGGGCGGAGGCTCTTCCAAGCTGACTCTGCCTCAGAAGACGGCCGAGGAGCTGGGCGGCGCCGACCCCGATGTGCAGCTCTGCTACTGCGTTGAAGCCACCTTCATGGACATTATCAGCTCCACGCTTCACGGACTATAG
- the ints2 gene encoding integrator complex subunit 2 isoform X2, with translation MADSAGLQFVSSYAFEAMQKVDVVRLAALSDPELRLLLPCLVRMALCAPADQSQSWAQDKKLILRLLSGVEAVNSIVALLSVDFHALEQDARKEQQLRHKAGGSNGESILVSQLQHGLTLEFEHSDPLRRLRLTLSELLAIMNKVTDSNGEFFLKSSELFESPVYLEEVADVLCILQAELPSLLPVVDVAEALLHVRNGDWFMCLLVANVPDSFSEVCRGLIKNGERQDEESVGGRRRTEALRQLCQMNPSQALNIRAMVVEECHLPGLGVALTLDYKPDTADEAVSPLVSYVSGLLLGTNSKVRTWFSMFIRNGQQRKRESSSVLWQMRRQLLLELVAILPRSRSTHVPNDASVEDGGGSGYSGLREEHVVKASALLRLYCALMGIAGLRPTDEEAEQLLQLMTSRPPATPAGVRFVSLSFCKLLAFPTLVSTPEQEQLMVMWLSWMIKEEEYFESAAGVSASFGEMLLLVAMYFHSNQLSSIIELVCSTLGMKIAIKPSSLSKMKTIFTQEIFTEQVVTAHAVRVAVTNSLSANITGFLPIHCIYQLLRSRAFTKHKVSIKDWIYRQLCETTTPIHTQLIPLIDAYINSILTPASKANPEATNQPITEQEILNVFQSSAGGDGSRGGRQRYSITTQLLILYYILSFEENLLASTKQLALMQRKPKSYSAALMDQIPIKYLVTQAQGLQQELGGLHSALLRLLATNYPHLCLVEDWVCEEEVTGTLPLLRRMMLPSNTCRYTQNQLHQAFQKLPSSSPRLMRILEHLTLLSPGDLIPYAEALTASTALLLEPGVPRRLLQTLNKLWMGLNTVMPRRLWVMTVNALQPSAKLLRQQRYTQNDLMVDPLIVLRCDQRVYRCPPLMDIVLHMLNGYLLASKAYLQCHLKETADFDRQNQIISNVAAPGQPDTPEVTREELKNALLAAQDSAAVQILLEICLSTSEEQLLGAATDSLLRTNQGPKQGSLLSTSRGSVDDTEPDGGLLSDLREVQCLICCLLHQMFIADPNIAKLVHFQGYPQALLPLTVAGIPSIHICLDFIPELLAQPQLEKQIFAIQLLSYLCTQYALPKSLSVARLAISVMGTLLTVLNRAKRFSFFMPTLPCLVAFCQAFPPLYDDVAALLVQVGQVCASDVATKVRDIDPFIARLQSLREKPQEAAAPGGGSSKLTLPQKTAEELGGADPDVQLCYCVEATFMDIISSTLHGL, from the exons ATGGCAGACAGCGCAGGGCTCCAGTTTGTCAGCTCCTACGCCTTCGAAGCCATGCAGAAAGTTGACGTGGTACGTCTCGCAGCCCTAAGTGACCCGGAGCTGAGGCTGCTGCTCCCCTGTCTGGTGAGGATGGCTCTATGTGCTCCCGCAGATCAGAGTCAATCATGGGCGCAGGACAAGAAGCTCATCCTGCGCCTCCTGTCTGGAGTGGAAGCCGTCAACTCCATCGTAGCGCTTCTGTCTGTGGACTTCCACGCATTGGAGCAGGATGCACGGAAGGAACAGCAGCTCAG GCACAAGGCAGGCGGCTCCAATGGTGAAAGCATCCTGGTGTCGCAGCTGCAGCACGGACTCACACTGGAGTTCGAACACAGTGATCCCCTCAGAAGGCTCCGTCTGACTCTCAGCGAGTTGCTGGCCATCATGAATAAG gtgACAGACTCCAATGGGGAGTTTTTCTTAAAGTCTTCTGAGCTCTTCGAGAGCCCCGTCTATCTGGAAGAAGTGGCAGATGTCCTCTGTATTTTACAAGCAG AGCTACCGTCTTTGCTGCCCGTCGTGGACGTGGCAGAGGCTTTGCTTCACGTCCGCAACGGTGACTGGTTCATGTGCCTGCTGGTTGCTAATGTCCCAGACAGCTTCAGCGAAG TTTGCAGAGGGCTGATCAAGAACGGGGAGCGTCAGGATGAGGAGAGTGTGGGGGGTCGGCGCAGGACCGAAGCCCTCAGGCAGCTCTGTCAGATGAACCCCTCACAAGCCCTGAACATCAGAGCCATGGTG GTGGAAGAGTGCCACCTGCCTGGTCTTGGCGTAGCTCTTACTTTGGACTACAAACCTGACACGGCGGACGAGGCCGTCAGCCCGCTTGTGTCTTATGTCAGCGGTTTGCTCCTGGGAACCAATAGCAAAGTCCGGACCTGGTTCAGCATGTTCATTCGCAACGGACAACAG CGGAAGAGAGAGAGCAGCTCCGTGCTGTGGCAGATGCGCagacagctgctgctggagctggtggCCATCCTGCCACGCTCGCGCAGCACGCACGTGCCCAACGACGCCAGCGTGGAGGACGGGGGCGGCTCGGGTTACTCCGGTCTCAGGGAGGAGCACGTGGTGAAGGCCAGCGCTTTGCTCCGGCTCTACTGCGCCCTCATGGGCATCGCCGGGCTCAG ACCTACAGATGAAGAAGcggagcagctgctgcagctgatgacCAGCCGACCTCCAGCCACTCCTGCTGGGGTTCGCTTTGTCTCTCTGTCCTTCTGCAAGCTGCTGGCCTTCCCCACCCTGGTCAG CACACCAGAGCAAGAACAACTTATGGTCATGTGGTTAAGTTGGATGATCAAAGAGGAGGAATATTTTGAAAG TGCTGCAGGCGTATCTGCTTCTTTTGGAGAGATGCTATTACTGGTTGCCATGTATTTCCATAGCAACCAGCTCAGCTCCATTATTGAGTTGGTGTGCTCTACTTTGGGGATGAAG ATTGCCATCAAACCGAGCTCTCTgagcaaaatgaaaaccatCTTTACTCAGGAGATTTTCACGGAGCAG GTGGTTACGGCTCATGCTGTGAGGGTGGCAGTGACGAACAGCCTGAGTGCCAACATCACCGGATTTCTTCCCATCCACTGTATCTACCAGCTGCTTCGGAGCAGAGCCTTCACCAAGCACAAAGTGTCCATTAAG GACTGGATCTATCGTCAGCTGTGTGAAACAACCACGCCAATCCACACCCAGCTGATTCCTCTAATCGATGCCTACATCAACTCCATCCTCACTCCAGCGTCCAAGGCCAACCCCGAGGCAACCAATCAGCCAATTACTGAGCAGGAGATCCTCAATGTCTTCCAGAGCTCAGCAGGG GGTGATGGCAGTCGAGGAGGACGGCAGCGCTATTCCATCACCACGCAGCTGCTCATCCTTTACTACATCCTGTCTTTTGAAGAGAACCTGCTAGCTAGCACTAAACAGCTGG cactgaTGCAGAGGAAGCCAAAGTCTTACTCCGCAGCCTTAATGGACCAGATCCCTATTAAGTACTTGGTTACTCAGGCCCAGGGGCTGCAGCAGGAGCTGGGGG GTCTGCACTCTGCACTGTTGAGACTTTTGGCCACCAACTACCCTCACTTGTGTTTAGTGGAGGACTGGGTGTGTGAGGAGGAGGTGACAGGCACACTGCCCCTTCTCAGAAGAATGATGCTTCCCAGTAATACCTGCAGATACACCCAGAACCAACTGCACCAAG CCTTCCAGAAGTTGCCCTCCAGCAGTCCCAGGCTCATGCGGATCCTGGAGCATTTAACTCTGCTCTCACCTGGAGACCTGATCCCTTACGCAGAGGCCCTCACAGCCAGCACGGCCCTGCTGCTGGAGCCCGGCGTACCCCGACGCTTGCTGCAGACCCTCAACAAGCTCTGGATGGGCCTCAACACTGTGATGCCCCGCAG gTTGTGGGTGATGACAGTAAACGCTCTTCAACCTTCAGCCAAGCTGCTCCGGCAGCAGAGGTACACGCAGAACGACCTGATGGTTGATCCTCTGATTGTTCTGCGCTGTGATCAGAGGGTCTACAG ATGTCCCCCTCTGATGGACATCGTCCTTCACATGCTGAACGGATACCTGCTGGCCTCCAAGGCCTACCTTCAGTGTCACCTCAAGGAGACGGCTGACTTCGATCGGCAGAATCAGATCATTTCCAACGTGGCGGCTCCCGGTCAGCCAGACACGCCCGAGGTCACCAGAGAGGAGCTGAAGAATGCCCTTCTGGCTGCGCAG GACAGCGCGGCTGTCCAGATTCTCCTGGAGATTTGTCTGTCCACCTCCGAAGAGCAGCTGCTGGGGGCCGCCACAGACAGCCTTCTGAGGACCAATCAGGGCCCAAAACAAGGAAGCCTGCTGTCGACGAGCAGAGGGAGCGTGGATGACACCGAGCCGGACGGGGGACTGCTCAGTGACCTGAGGGAAGTCCAGTGCCTCATCTGTTGTCTGCTGCATCAGATGTTCATTGCTGACCCAAACATTGCTAAGCTGGTTCACTTTCAG GGTTACCCTCAGGCTCTACTGCCTCTGACTGTGGCAGGCATCCCCTCCATCCATATCTGTCTGGACTTCATCCCAGAGCTGCTGGCCCAGCCCCAGCTGGAGAAGCAG ATCTTTGCAATTCAGCTGCTGTCATACCTGTGCACGCAGTACGCCTTACCCAAATCCCTGAGTGTGGCCAGGCTGGCCATCAGTGTGATGGGCACGTTGTTAACAG TGCTGAATCGTGCCAAGCGGTTCTCCTTCTTCATGCCCACGCTGCCGTGCCTGGTGGCTTTCTGTCAGGCCTTCCCTCCTCTTTATGATGACGTGGCAGCTTTATTGGTACAAGTGGGCCAGGTCTGTGCTTCTGATGTGGCCACCAAAGTCAGAGACATCGACCCTTTCATTGCCC gCCTCCAGAGTCTGAGAGAGAAACCTCAGGAAGCCGCAGCTCCGGGCGGAGGCTCTTCCAAGCTGACTCTGCCTCAGAAGACGGCCGAGGAGCTGGGCGGCGCCGACCCCGATGTGCAGCTCTGCTACTGCGTTGAAGCCACCTTCATGGACATTATCAGCTCCACGCTTCACGGACTATAG